Proteins from a genomic interval of Colletotrichum higginsianum IMI 349063 chromosome 6, whole genome shotgun sequence:
- a CDS encoding glutamate-cysteine ligase — MGLLALGTALDWPDAKQRAGQVREWGIKQLLEIWNKAKSKERDALLWGDEVEYLVVTYSKDDPKVRLSLRQAEILTALAESPDLAKEGGCVPDLQDVARGKSSVTLPVFHPEFGRFMLEATPGKPWGIGLKELLDVEPDMKLRRKIAKDHMHANEYPITLTTFPRIGCPGDFTEPYYPPSGPKLRSQFVPDEIANPHIRFPTLAANIRWRRGRKVQVNVPVFHDRNTPNPWRDPTVNYDLHNWPEDEDVRTGGAAPDNFIHMDAMAFGMGSCCLQITFQAKNITEGRKMYDQLSPLGPILLALTAATPVYKGFLANTDVRWNQISRAVDCRTPEELGEKPLKNDRWRIPKSRYASNSTYISTDPRLRPEYLSPDLVIDEDIKAKLMEGGMDDRLATHFAHLFIRDPIVVFEEDLQELDLGKTDHFENLQSTNWQHMRFKPPPADNSIGWRVEFRPMEIQLTDFENAAFSVFMVLVTRAILSFDLNFYIPIPRVDENMERAHAVDAVLAEKFFFRKNPFASRHRANNLGGDSESRPGSRPGSAHPSRPPTPFLPVEEEYAEMTVNEIINGSPDGDATGTGFPGLIPLVESYLDGVNVDVQTRCELDTYLRLISRRASGELDTAARWLRNFIDAHPAYRHDSVVGDDIQKDIIAAVIAIGERETAGEGFAGLDIHGLPRLLGNFRRGGCGGSA; from the exons CAACTCTTGGAGATATGGAACAAAGCAAAGAGCAAGGAGCGCGACGCCTTGCTCTGGGGAGACGAG GTTGAATATCTGGTCGTCACCTACTCCAAGGATGACCCAAAGGTTCGCCTCTCACTCAGACAGGCCGAGATCCTCACAGCGCTCGCCGAGAGCCCCGACCTCGCGAAGGAGGGAGGCTGCGTGCCCGACCTGCAAGACGTCGCCCGGGGGAAATC ATCGGTAACCCTCCCCGTCTTCCACCCCGAGTTTGGCCGCTTCATGCTCGAGGCGACCCCCGGCAAGCCCTGGGGCATCGGCTTAAAGGAGctcctcgatgtcgagcCCGACATGAAGCTTCGCCGTAAGATTGCAAAGGACCACATGCACGCCAACGAATACCCCATCACCCTCACCACGTTCCCGCGTATCGGCTGCCCCGGCGACTTTACGGAACCCTACTACCCGCCCTCTGGGCCCAAGCTGCGCTCCCAGTTCGTTCCGGACGAGATTGCGAACCCGCACATCCGCTTCCCGACCCTCGCTGCCAACATCCGctggcgccgcggccgcaaGGTCCAGGTCAATGTGCCCGTTTTCCACGACCGCAACACCCCGAACCCCTGGCGCGACCCGACCGTCAACTACGACCTGCACAACTggcccgaggacgaagacgtccgtaccggcggcgccgcccccgacaACTTCATTCACATGGACGCCATGGCCTTCGGCATGGGCAGCTGCTGCCTCCAAATCACCTTCCAGGCCAAGAACATCACCGAGGGTCGCAAGATGTACGACCAGCTCAGCCCGCTGGGCCCTATCCTGCTCGCCCTGACGGCCGCCACCCCGGTCTACAAGGGCTTCCTCGCCAACACGGACGTGCGGTGGAACCAGATCAGCCGGGCCGTGGACTGCAGGACACCCGAGGAGCTCGGTGAGAAG CCCCTGAAGAACGACCGCTGGCGGATACCCAAGTCCCGCTACGCCTCCAACTCGACCTACATCTCGACCGACCCGCGCCTGCGGCCCGAGTACCTGTCGCCGgacctcgtcatcgacgaggacatcAAGGCCAAGCTCATGGAGGGCGGCATGGACGACCGCCTCGCGACGCACTTCGCCCACCTCTTCATCCGCGAccccatcgtcgtcttcgaggagGACCTTCAGGAGCTGGACCTCGGCAAGACGGACCACTTCGAGAACTTGCAGTCGACCAACTGGCAGCACATGCGCTTCAAGCCCCCTCCGGCCGACAACAGCATCGGCTGGCGCGTCGAGTTCCGCCCCATGGAGATCCAGTTGACGGATTTCGAGaacgccgccttctccgtcttcatGGTCCTCGTCACGCGCGCCATCCTCTCCTTCGACCTGAACTTCTAcatccccatcccccgcGTCGACGAGAACATGGAGCGCGCccatgccgtcgacgccgtcctcgccgagaagTTCTTCTTCCGCAAGAACCCCTTTGCCAGCCGCCACCGCGCCAacaacctcggcggcgactccGAGTCGCGGCCTGGCTCGCGGCCCGGCTCCGCGCACCCCAgccgcccgccgacgcccttcctccccgtcgaggaggagtaCGCCGAAATGACGGTCAACGAGATCATCAACGGCAGCCcggacggcgacgccaccggcaccgggTTCCCCGGCCTCATCCCGCTCGTCGAGAGCtacctcgacggcgtcaacgtcgacgtgCAGACGCGCTGCGAGCTGGACACCTACCTGCGGCTCATCAGCCGGCGTGCgagcggcgagctcgacacggcggcgcgctggcTGCGCAACTTCATCGACGCGCACCCGGCGTACCGGCACGacagcgtcgtcggcgacgacatcCAGAAGGACATCATCGCggccgtcatcgccatcggcgagCGCGAGACGGCTGGTGAGGGGTTCGCAGGGCTCGATATCCACGGCCTGCCGCGGTTGCTCGGTAACTTCCGCCGGGGGGGCTGCGGGGGTTCGGCGTGA